In Oculatellaceae cyanobacterium, the genomic stretch TTCTATTTTTTGATTGAGCCAAAAGCCAGTGCGGTATACTTTCCGCAGTTGATAAGTCTCTACGACTGGCGGTTGTTCAACATGGACGATGGCTCCCCGTCCTGGTTCATATAAAGGCGAATCTGTAAAAGACTTCATCTGAATTTAGCTTGCACCCGTAATAACAATAAAAATTAAACAGACTAGGTATTTGGGTAAAATTAAACGTTACTTGCAATCACTTGGACTGGGGACTGGTGATTGGTGACTAGAAAAATCCCTATACGTTTATTTATGCCCACCTACTTATATAAATTATCTCCAATAGGCAGTGTAATCTTTTTTGACGATGCCATAACTACAGGTACATAGGCATGATGGCAGGGTTTTTGTAAGATTAAGATCGACTTGAGGAAAATCTGATGGATCGATCCAAGATTGTAGCTATTGTAGCTGGGGCGATTTCTTTAGCTCTAGCGATCGCATACCTTTTAATTGTTCAACTGCTCGACTTCAGGGGTGAAATGCTACCTGCCCCCATAAGTCAATTATCAATTATCAATGAGCAATTATCAGTTATTATTTACCAGCTATGAGTTACAAAATATAAATTTACTCTTGACTATGCGTAGCTACGCGATTATTGGTACAGGTGCGTTGGGTGGCTATTACGGAGGCAAACTGCAACAAGCAGGTTTGGATGTCCATTTCCTGCTCAACAGTGATTATGAATACGTTAACCTCAATGGTTTAATTGTTGAATCTCCAACAGGGGATTTCACGCTTCCTTGTATCAATGCTTACAACCACACGGCAAAAATGCCACTTTGTGATGTCGTAATTGTAGCCCTCAAAACAACGCACAACTACTTATTACCGAAAATATTGCCAGATGTAATCAAAGATGATGGCGTGGTTTTAGTGCTGCAAAATGGCTTAGGTGTTGAACAGGAAGTTGCTGATATTATTGGTGCAGATCGGGTAATCGGTGGGTTGTGCTTTCTTTGTTCTAATAAAGTAGCACCTGGACATATTCGCCACTTAGATTATGGTGAAATTAAACTTGGTGAATATGCACCTGACTATCAAGCAGTTGGAATTACTGAGCGAATGCGCCAAATTGCTAGTGACTTTGATAGCACGGGTATTCCGATACTTTTGGCTGAAGATTTATTGTTAGCGCGTTGGCAAAAACTTGTTTGGAATATTCCTTATAATGGGCTATCTGTAGTTCTTGATGCGCGAACAGATGAGCTAATGGCTGATCCAGACACCCGTGTTTTAGTAGAACAGTTAATGCAGGAAGTTGTAGCAGGTGCAGCCGCTTGTAGTCGGATAATATCTGATAGTTTTATCCAAAAAATGCTCGATTATACGGTAAACATGAAACCTTACCGGACGAGTATGAAGATTGATTATGATGAAAAGCGATCGCTCGAAGTAGAAACCATGTTTGGTAATCCTTTACGTGCTGCACAAAAAGCAGGAGTAGATTTACCAAAAATTGCCGTGTTATACCAGCAATTAAAATTTCTAGATGCTAGAAATAGCCAGAAAAAATAATTTTACACTTAATCCCCAATCACCAGTCACTAATCCCTAGCCCCTATTAGAATAAAGGCATCACACAGGAGTGTTTGTATGAGCCAGATTACTACAGAACGAGTACGCTGGACTACCGCCGATTTGGAATTATTGCCAGATAACGGTAATCGTTATGAAATAATTGATGGGGAATTATTTGTGACAAGAGCGCCACATTGGAAGCATCAAGAATCGTCTGGCAGACTTTTTACTACCCTAGATATTTGGTCGCGGT encodes the following:
- a CDS encoding putative 2-dehydropantoate 2-reductase, with the protein product MSNYQLLFTSYELQNINLLLTMRSYAIIGTGALGGYYGGKLQQAGLDVHFLLNSDYEYVNLNGLIVESPTGDFTLPCINAYNHTAKMPLCDVVIVALKTTHNYLLPKILPDVIKDDGVVLVLQNGLGVEQEVADIIGADRVIGGLCFLCSNKVAPGHIRHLDYGEIKLGEYAPDYQAVGITERMRQIASDFDSTGIPILLAEDLLLARWQKLVWNIPYNGLSVVLDARTDELMADPDTRVLVEQLMQEVVAGAAACSRIISDSFIQKMLDYTVNMKPYRTSMKIDYDEKRSLEVETMFGNPLRAAQKAGVDLPKIAVLYQQLKFLDARNSQKK